The sequence below is a genomic window from Lolium perenne isolate Kyuss_39 chromosome 4, Kyuss_2.0, whole genome shotgun sequence.
ATATGtatccatgttccaaaacaccgcttCCTCCTTAATGTAGTTCATTTAAAAATATAAGCCTTTTTAGAAATTAAACCGCATATATTTTCTTTACCCAAAATACCGTTCGTGTAAAAGGGATTTCACAATCTGAACTTCTCCGCCTGGGGAGTGTAGGCCGTCCATCTCGCGCAGATTAGAGATAAGATGTCCTCCTAGCTAGCTCTCGCCATGGAGCTGCCGCTCTCTGCGCCGCGCGCGCATGCCGCCGCTGCCTTCTCCTGCGGCTCCACTTCCATCTTCCGCCTCTATGGGGCAGCCACTTCCCGCAGCCGCGCGCTCCCGCTGCACGCCCGCAGGAACAAGAACTCCAGCAGCGACGACGGAGCGGAGCCCAAGGTCATCACCATCGGCCGGCCCGGGAAGAAGAGCAGACGGCGCGGCGACAAGAAGAAGGATCAGCAGCTTCTCCCCGTGGACCAAGAAGACTTggccgacgacgaggaggaagaggatgaagaggaggagagggACGTGGCGATCCCGGAGGTGGTGACGAACCGGATGATGCGGCGGGTGGGCGCGTCGGTGGGGCTCCCGCTGGCGCTGGGGCTGGCCTTCTTCCCGGCGTTCTACTACCTGAAGAAGGTGGCGAAGGTGGACGTGCCGAGCTTCATCCCCTACGGCCTGTCCTTCGTCTTCTTCGGGGCCGCGCTGGCCGGCGTGAGCTACGGCATCGTGTCCGCCAGCTGGGACCCCGCCAGGGAGGGCTCCCTGCTCGGCTGGAACGAGGCCCGCCGCAATTGGCCTGTGTTCTGGGAGTCATTCCGGGGAGGCTCTCCGGACCCTCCTCGCCGGCGATGATGATTGGCTGTGGTGGTAACTCGATTGATTAATCTGTATTGTTTTCCacatttcttcttcttctcgctgTACTTAGCTATAGATGTGTATTTCTTGGGTATAAGACAATGAGATTTTCTTCGGCTTTCTTATCAGTAAGAGCTAGCTCGGTGGTTTGCATGATTCCTGCTGGGAATTAGTTGATTGTGCTGTCTACATGCCGTATCCTGCAAATGAACAGCGTTGAATTCATGTTCCGTAGTTGGTTTGCCACTACTACAACTGAAAGACTGTAAGAGCCTCGTTTCAGAAAACTTGAGAGTGACTCAGTACACCTGCTGTTCGATTGGTGCTTGGTGCTTTGAATTAAGTGTCAGAAAATACGAACGAACGATACGCCAGGCCACCGGGCGACATGGTCGTCTCGTCTGTGCTTGGTATTCACTGGATTCCAGCAGCAATGTCCCTGTGCGTATCTGTGAAGCTTGAACGTGATCGCGGCTTGTACCCAAGTCCAATTGCGCCCAGGACAAACAGCTTCCTGCCGATCAGCGGCATGTGCTTGCTGCCGCAGCGCGCAGGCACAGCTCGATGGAGCCAATGGCTCGGCAGTCGGCATAGTCAGTAGACTGTCAGCCATTCTAGAATCCGGGCGATGGCTTGGCGGAAACGGGGCTGAAAGAGTTCGTTGCTCGCATGGCATGGCGGCACAACACGATTGTTGTTTCGCGGCTGGCTGCTCGTGCTCGCGCGATTTGTACATACAGTGCGCAGACCCAACGGGCTGACAAATGCCCAGGGAAGCGGGAGCCCCTGTCTCCCGCCTGCGTGCATGGGCTGCTCGGCCTCCTTAGTGGGTCGGCCTAGGCAAGCCTTCTTCTTATTTCAGTTTTTCTCTTTGTTTTCCAACTATTCGTTTTTAATGTTGGAATCTGCTACCCGGCGGCGCCGCACGGAAGCAAGACCTGTGCGGCGGTTCTTTGCACTGACGTCACTTAGAATCCCATTAACGACTAAACTAAAAAAGCTTTATCTATCAAACCGCTAATCCGATTGAAATTTTGTTTTCGCCGTTAGCTTAGTTACGACAAGATCTttaaaactagatcccatgttggtATATTTTGAGAAACTTTTTTTTTCGTTAGTAATTGCCAGATTGTTATCACTCACCTACCAGATTATTCACTATTTAGTTGTGTGATTGTAAATAACTAGATTGATAGGCTTATGTATGTTACTACacatcaatgtaaatctccatGATAAATTTGTCTGGAATGATATCATCATTCAGGTCTTACAAACACCATCATTTAGGT
It includes:
- the LOC127296859 gene encoding uncharacterized protein, translating into MELPLSAPRAHAAAAFSCGSTSIFRLYGAATSRSRALPLHARRNKNSSSDDGAEPKVITIGRPGKKSRRRGDKKKDQQLLPVDQEDLADDEEEEDEEEERDVAIPEVVTNRMMRRVGASVGLPLALGLAFFPAFYYLKKVAKVDVPSFIPYGLSFVFFGAALAGVSYGIVSASWDPAREGSLLGWNEARRNWPVFWESFRGGSPDPPRRR